Proteins encoded in a region of the Phaenicophaeus curvirostris isolate KB17595 chromosome 20, BPBGC_Pcur_1.0, whole genome shotgun sequence genome:
- the LOC138729282 gene encoding protein CutA homolog, with protein MERLSQRCPSRGTALLVVTLSLLMYPVLRSLALQLHSAITGSYISGTHSVAFINCLNEQIAKDIARAIMDKKLAAYVNILPKSSALYFWKGELEESSEILLLVKTRTSKIGELSDYVRSIHPFEIPEIISLPIDQGNPLYLKWIEESVPRD; from the exons gTGGTGACGCTGTCTCTGCTGATGTACCCGGTGCTGAGGagcctggctctgcagctgcactCTGCCATCACCGGCAGCTACATCTCTGGGACACACTCCGTTGCCTTCATCAACTGTCTCAACGAGCAGATTGCCAAGGATATTGCAAG GGCCATCATGGATAAGAAGCTGGCTGCCTATGTGAACATCCTACCAAAGAGCTCGGCTTT GTATTTCTGGAAAGGGGAACTGGAAGAATCCAGTGAAATATTGCTG TTAGTGAAAACAAGGACGTCCAAAATAGGCGAATTGTCCGACTACGTCAG ATCCATCCATCCCTTTGAAATTCCTGAAATCATCAGCCTGCCTATTGACCAAGGAAACCCTCTCTACCTCAAATGGATAGAGGAAAGCGTCCCACGGGACTAA